In Kitasatospora sp. NA04385, a single genomic region encodes these proteins:
- a CDS encoding glycosyltransferase yields the protein MTILHVSQPVDGGVARVVVDLVRGQRAAGCRVLVACPPGGRLAREAAAAGARVLDWPAERSPGASVAGEVWRLRRILRRTEPDVLHLHSAKAGLAGRLAARGTLPTVFQPHAWSFAAVEGVMAGASLRWERHATRWARTVLCVSEREREDGEDAGLIADWRVVPNGVDLEHFAPADPAARRAARMTLGLDRSDPLAVCVGRLCRQKGQDVLLDAWTRVQLARPAARLVLVGGGPDAEALAERVRGLPDPSRVRMVGDVADPRLWLAAADLAVLPSRWEGMALAPLEAMACGRPVLLTDVPGARECLPPGERERAVVPPENPGAMAERLVEFLGDRGECERRGVLARSYMADHHDIRGVIQQVAAVYRTIVRSGTVPVGRADRVPQRF from the coding sequence ATGACGATCCTTCATGTTTCACAGCCGGTCGACGGCGGAGTGGCCCGGGTGGTGGTGGACCTGGTGCGCGGGCAGCGCGCGGCCGGGTGCCGGGTGCTGGTGGCGTGTCCCCCCGGCGGCCGGCTCGCCCGCGAGGCCGCCGCGGCCGGCGCCCGGGTGCTCGACTGGCCCGCCGAGCGCTCGCCCGGCGCGAGCGTGGCCGGCGAGGTCTGGCGGCTGCGCCGGATCCTCCGCCGCACCGAGCCGGACGTGCTGCACCTGCACAGCGCGAAGGCCGGGCTGGCCGGCCGACTGGCGGCCCGCGGCACCCTGCCCACCGTCTTCCAGCCGCACGCCTGGTCGTTCGCGGCGGTGGAGGGCGTGATGGCCGGGGCCAGCCTGCGCTGGGAGCGGCACGCCACCCGCTGGGCCCGCACCGTGCTGTGCGTCAGCGAGCGGGAGCGGGAGGACGGCGAGGACGCCGGGCTGATCGCCGACTGGCGGGTGGTGCCCAACGGCGTCGACCTGGAGCACTTCGCGCCCGCCGACCCGGCCGCCCGGCGGGCCGCCCGGATGACCCTGGGCCTGGACCGGTCCGACCCGCTGGCGGTCTGCGTCGGGCGGCTGTGCCGGCAGAAGGGCCAGGACGTGCTGCTGGACGCCTGGACGAGGGTGCAGCTGGCCCGCCCGGCGGCCCGGCTGGTGCTGGTCGGCGGCGGCCCGGACGCGGAGGCGCTGGCCGAGCGGGTCCGGGGCCTGCCGGACCCGTCCCGGGTGCGGATGGTGGGCGACGTGGCGGACCCGCGGCTGTGGCTGGCGGCGGCCGACCTGGCGGTGCTGCCCTCGCGCTGGGAGGGGATGGCGCTGGCCCCGCTGGAGGCGATGGCCTGTGGGCGGCCGGTGCTGCTGACCGACGTGCCGGGGGCCCGGGAGTGCCTGCCGCCGGGGGAGCGGGAGCGCGCGGTGGTGCCGCCGGAGAATCCCGGAGCGATGGCCGAACGGCTGGTCGAATTCCTGGGCGACCGGGGCGAATGCGAAAGGCGCGGAGTTCTGGCCCGGTCGTACATGGCAGATCATCACGATATCCGCGGGGTGATTCA